One segment of Rhodanobacter thiooxydans DNA contains the following:
- a CDS encoding Txe/YoeB family addiction module toxin, producing the protein MQLIFSDSAWEDYLHWQAHDRKLVARINKLIDDTLRHPLEGIGKPEPLRHGLAGYWSRRINDEHRMVYKPTADALLIAQLRYHY; encoded by the coding sequence ATGCAGCTGATCTTCTCCGATTCGGCCTGGGAGGATTACCTCCACTGGCAGGCCCACGACCGCAAGCTGGTGGCGCGCATCAACAAGCTGATCGACGACACCCTGCGCCATCCCCTCGAAGGCATTGGCAAGCCCGAACCTTTGCGGCACGGGCTGGCAGGTTACTGGTCGCGCCGCATCAACGACGAGCACCGCATGGTGTACAAGCCCACGGCCGACGCGCTGCTGATTGCGCAGCTGCGGTATCACTATTGA
- a CDS encoding type II toxin-antitoxin system Phd/YefM family antitoxin — protein sequence MDTITYTKARSSLAETMERVCEDHAPVIITKKDESVVMMSLADYQSMEETAYLLRSPRNARRLLESMAQLESGGGKPRKLAR from the coding sequence ATGGACACCATCACCTACACCAAGGCCCGCTCCAGTCTCGCCGAGACGATGGAGCGCGTCTGCGAGGATCATGCGCCGGTGATCATCACCAAGAAGGACGAGTCCGTGGTGATGATGTCGCTGGCCGACTACCAGTCCATGGAAGAAACCGCGTACCTGCTGCGTAGCCCCAGGAACGCGCGCCGCCTGCTGGAGTCGATGGCGCAGCTGGAATCCGGTGGCGGTAAACCGCGCAAGCTGGCCCGCTGA
- a CDS encoding tyrosine-type recombinase/integrase, protein MAHKINRLTALAIKNAKPGRHGDGGNLYLLVKDDGRKTWTFRYRAPLTGKVRDKGMGPAWDVSLPEARERAAEFRRMLRDGIDPIDSANEIKQKARTEHAKRMTFGRCSELYIEAHRSGWRNAKHAEQWDSTLRTYCAPLWPLDVAAVDTALVMKCLDPIWTTKTETASRLRGRIESVLAWATVRKYRSGDNPAAWRNHLDQLLPKRSKVQKVEHRAALPYVGIAEFMAQLRQRQGLAARVLELQILTATRPGEASGARWEEIDLDGTLWIIPEERMKAGKEHRVPLSDAAVALLRSMIPKTKGKPVTPHGYIFPGNKGKAITTAAGMGLLKEMRPGITAHGFRSTFRDWAAETTQHPREVIEAAMAHRLKDAAEAAYQRGDLLQRRKRLMADWAGYCATIRKGDNVTPIKRKEG, encoded by the coding sequence ATGGCGCACAAAATCAATCGTCTGACCGCGCTGGCGATCAAGAACGCCAAGCCTGGCCGCCATGGCGACGGCGGCAACCTTTACCTGCTGGTGAAGGACGACGGGCGCAAAACCTGGACGTTCCGCTACCGCGCTCCGTTGACCGGCAAGGTGCGGGACAAGGGAATGGGGCCGGCGTGGGACGTAAGCCTGCCGGAAGCCCGCGAACGTGCCGCCGAGTTTCGCCGCATGCTCCGCGACGGCATCGACCCCATCGACTCTGCGAACGAGATCAAACAGAAGGCTCGCACCGAACACGCCAAGCGGATGACGTTCGGGCGATGCTCTGAGCTTTACATAGAGGCCCATAGAAGCGGCTGGCGCAACGCCAAGCATGCCGAGCAGTGGGACAGCACCCTGCGCACCTACTGCGCGCCCCTGTGGCCGCTGGACGTGGCTGCGGTCGATACCGCGCTGGTCATGAAGTGCCTTGACCCGATCTGGACGACCAAGACCGAAACCGCCAGCCGCTTGCGCGGCCGTATCGAGTCCGTGCTGGCGTGGGCAACCGTGCGCAAGTATCGCAGCGGCGACAACCCCGCCGCGTGGCGCAACCATCTAGACCAGTTACTCCCCAAGCGTTCCAAGGTGCAGAAGGTCGAGCATCGGGCCGCGTTGCCCTATGTCGGCATTGCCGAGTTCATGGCGCAGCTACGGCAGCGGCAAGGGCTGGCCGCTCGCGTGCTGGAACTGCAAATCCTGACCGCCACGCGACCCGGCGAAGCATCCGGCGCGCGATGGGAAGAAATCGACCTGGACGGCACGCTGTGGATCATCCCAGAGGAGCGCATGAAGGCCGGCAAGGAGCACCGCGTCCCGCTGTCTGATGCTGCCGTGGCGCTGCTGCGCTCCATGATCCCCAAAACCAAGGGAAAGCCCGTCACGCCGCACGGCTACATCTTCCCCGGCAACAAGGGCAAGGCGATCACGACTGCCGCCGGCATGGGGCTGCTGAAAGAGATGCGGCCCGGTATCACCGCGCACGGCTTCCGTAGCACGTTCCGCGACTGGGCTGCCGAGACGACCCAGCATCCCCGCGAAGTGATCGAGGCCGCGATGGCGCACCGACTCAAGGATGCTGCCGAGGCCGCGTACCAGCGTGGCGACTTGCTGCAACGGCGCAAGCGGCTGATGGCTGACTGGGCCGGCTACTGCGCCACGATCCGCAAGGGTGACAACGTGACACCGATCAAACGCAAGGAAGGCTGA
- a CDS encoding helix-turn-helix transcriptional regulator, producing MQTQAVPAQLLRLPAVIQRTGLSRSSIYRHEAEGTFPRRVKIGASASAWLASDIDRWITGRVIASRGQQ from the coding sequence ATGCAAACCCAAGCCGTACCCGCGCAGCTCCTGCGCTTGCCCGCTGTCATTCAGCGCACCGGGCTTTCTCGCTCGTCCATTTATCGCCATGAAGCCGAGGGAACGTTTCCCCGGCGCGTGAAGATCGGCGCAAGCGCCAGCGCATGGCTTGCGTCCGACATTGATCGCTGGATCACTGGCCGCGTTATCGCGTCGAGGGGGCAGCAATGA
- a CDS encoding AAA family ATPase — MAAEKIAAIEELAARESWCTGANPENAPTHQDEKPPREVVVVDAAGLLSAKFPPRDKLLKPWLTTQSLAMIYAPRGIGKTHMALGVAYALASGGEFLGWQATAQTPVLYLDGEMPGADLKARVATVIASNDQEAAAGYLRFVTPDLQEDGLMPNLYQPEGREAINAAIGAARVVIVDNLSCLVRGGKENEGESWQPVQEWALQMRSQGLSVVFVHHAGKGGQQRGTSKREDVLDTVIALRKPADYEPDQGARFEVHFEKARALYGQDVSPFEAALTTLPDGTQTWATRAVSDASEEQMIELAGLGLTMREIGGELGVNHSTVVRALNKAKDAGRYTPKPKPAKKPATPRGDSYVD, encoded by the coding sequence ATGGCCGCTGAAAAGATTGCCGCAATCGAGGAATTGGCGGCGCGGGAATCTTGGTGCACTGGTGCAAACCCTGAGAATGCACCAACGCACCAAGACGAAAAACCGCCGCGTGAGGTGGTGGTGGTAGACGCTGCCGGCTTGCTATCGGCGAAGTTCCCGCCGCGCGACAAGCTGCTGAAGCCGTGGCTGACCACGCAATCGCTGGCGATGATCTACGCACCACGCGGCATCGGTAAAACGCACATGGCGCTGGGCGTGGCTTACGCGCTCGCGTCGGGGGGCGAGTTCCTGGGCTGGCAGGCAACGGCGCAAACCCCGGTGCTGTATCTGGACGGCGAGATGCCCGGCGCGGACCTGAAAGCCCGCGTTGCGACCGTCATCGCCAGCAATGACCAAGAAGCGGCGGCTGGATACCTGCGGTTTGTCACGCCCGACCTGCAAGAAGACGGCTTGATGCCGAACCTGTATCAACCGGAAGGCCGGGAAGCCATCAACGCGGCGATAGGGGCCGCTCGCGTGGTTATCGTGGACAACCTTAGCTGCCTGGTGCGCGGCGGCAAGGAGAACGAGGGAGAGAGCTGGCAGCCTGTGCAGGAGTGGGCGCTACAGATGCGCTCGCAAGGCCTTAGCGTGGTTTTCGTTCACCACGCCGGCAAGGGAGGCCAGCAACGCGGCACGTCCAAGCGCGAGGACGTACTGGATACCGTTATCGCACTCCGCAAGCCTGCCGATTACGAACCCGACCAAGGTGCACGGTTCGAGGTTCACTTCGAGAAAGCCCGCGCGCTGTACGGGCAAGACGTTTCGCCCTTCGAGGCTGCGCTTACCACGCTGCCGGACGGCACCCAGACATGGGCAACGCGCGCGGTATCCGATGCCAGCGAAGAACAAATGATCGAGCTGGCCGGGCTGGGCCTGACGATGCGCGAGATCGGCGGCGAGCTGGGCGTGAATCACTCGACCGTGGTACGCGCACTGAACAAGGCCAAAGACGCGGGCCGCTACACCCCGAAGCCAAAGCCGGCAAAAAAGCCCGCGACGCCGCGAGGTGACAGCTATGTCGACTGA
- a CDS encoding phage tail length tape measure family protein has protein sequence MSNENEIVVQLTAETAQLQAGMEEGAATVAKATEEMQATIAEEAAAFNAAVQLKVDAMVRLNAAFAGGITSTAGIAEAEAALDQAMAAGALTAAEYAGYVGTLNTAEIDLAASTTAATVATEANTVAMTINGGVARELGVMIGELARGNYTRLEGSTITLANRTGVLSTVLQSLMSPIGLATVAAAALGYEVFEAGSDFRAMEGAVIATGQAAGYTAGQLDVMANSVGKSTGDVGAADEAFQKLAASGRFAGNDLRLVGTAAAEMAAMTGQSVGSIIAQIEKLQEDPLKAVAKLNDQFHFLTVAEFEQMQQLVAGGDTAAAASIAYAAMADNMGIKTEQVHQHVNVLIKAWRDLKNVWNDTMRSANVALGGGDTAEQLAEAQRILKNMQEQNAALLQIHSHSAGLTAEMNLQSARVTELTAKLREQSAAAGAVGASAQKSAEQIDAMAKASKKKGGAGHADHEQAQADRDAFNEQRLQHSMSLAEEKTYWQAKLAAAKEGTDAYRQAVNELLQIRSKQESASKSAARQEIADAKHVAEEQKRAIRDAETAEEEASKKATALSLERLKASHDEAIGELANKRQGYELQFSEGEINAAQLLQPEQQLAAQKLAIDQQYSRDKQKLDLGDQVAITKDGEAIVKAMQQYQAEMTASEKNFHKNSAKEWQSYAKQIEGAMQGAINGMLFQHQTLRQGIANISLVIGEDFIKEAVMKPLDAWISGESAKTAAALAGATQRQVIETGAAEVSKAADAATGRSQITSAAATAGAKAYQAIVGIPFVGPVLAPIAAGVAFAGVEAFGSKISSAQGGWERVPIDGAMTELHKDEMVLPAHVANPIRDMAKKGGGQRGADGGGNNYHFHSFDSRGIADYARRRPADFAAAMKHVARRGHLK, from the coding sequence ATGTCCAATGAAAACGAGATCGTCGTCCAGCTAACTGCTGAAACGGCGCAACTGCAGGCAGGCATGGAGGAAGGCGCTGCTACTGTCGCGAAAGCTACCGAGGAAATGCAGGCGACCATTGCCGAAGAGGCCGCTGCCTTCAATGCAGCCGTACAGCTGAAAGTCGATGCGATGGTGCGGCTCAATGCGGCCTTTGCTGGCGGCATCACCAGCACCGCAGGCATTGCCGAAGCAGAGGCGGCACTTGACCAAGCAATGGCCGCTGGCGCACTCACAGCTGCCGAATATGCCGGGTATGTCGGGACGCTGAACACGGCAGAGATTGACCTAGCCGCCAGCACCACGGCTGCCACGGTGGCGACTGAAGCCAACACTGTCGCGATGACGATCAACGGCGGTGTGGCTCGCGAGCTGGGCGTGATGATCGGCGAGCTGGCGCGCGGCAATTACACGCGTCTGGAAGGCTCCACGATCACACTGGCGAACCGCACCGGCGTGCTTTCGACCGTACTGCAGAGCCTAATGAGTCCGATTGGGCTGGCCACGGTCGCGGCAGCAGCATTGGGTTATGAGGTATTTGAGGCAGGCTCAGACTTCCGTGCCATGGAAGGCGCAGTGATCGCCACGGGGCAGGCCGCAGGATATACGGCCGGACAACTGGACGTCATGGCCAACAGTGTTGGCAAGTCTACCGGCGATGTTGGCGCGGCGGATGAGGCATTCCAGAAGCTTGCCGCTTCCGGTCGCTTCGCCGGGAACGACCTGCGACTGGTGGGCACCGCTGCCGCTGAAATGGCCGCCATGACCGGCCAGAGTGTTGGCTCGATCATCGCGCAGATTGAAAAGCTACAGGAAGACCCGCTAAAGGCGGTCGCCAAGCTAAATGACCAGTTCCATTTTCTGACGGTCGCCGAGTTCGAGCAAATGCAGCAATTGGTGGCCGGTGGAGATACGGCCGCTGCGGCAAGCATCGCCTACGCGGCGATGGCCGACAACATGGGGATCAAGACCGAACAGGTTCACCAGCACGTCAACGTTCTTATCAAAGCCTGGCGCGACCTGAAGAACGTCTGGAATGACACGATGCGTAGCGCAAACGTTGCGCTAGGCGGTGGCGACACGGCGGAACAGCTCGCGGAAGCGCAACGCATCCTGAAAAACATGCAGGAGCAGAATGCCGCCCTGCTACAGATACACAGTCATTCGGCCGGCCTTACCGCCGAGATGAACTTGCAGTCGGCCCGCGTGACTGAACTGACGGCAAAGCTTCGTGAACAGAGTGCGGCGGCTGGCGCCGTTGGCGCTTCGGCGCAGAAGAGCGCCGAGCAGATCGACGCGATGGCAAAAGCGTCCAAGAAGAAAGGCGGTGCCGGTCATGCCGACCACGAACAGGCGCAAGCCGACCGCGACGCCTTCAACGAGCAGCGCCTACAGCACAGCATGTCGCTGGCCGAGGAAAAAACGTACTGGCAGGCCAAGCTAGCGGCGGCGAAGGAAGGGACGGACGCCTACCGCCAAGCGGTGAACGAACTGCTGCAGATCCGTAGCAAGCAGGAGAGCGCCAGCAAGTCGGCGGCTCGGCAGGAGATCGCGGACGCCAAGCACGTCGCAGAGGAACAAAAGCGCGCCATCAGGGATGCTGAAACCGCCGAGGAAGAAGCGTCCAAGAAAGCAACGGCACTGAGCTTGGAAAGGCTCAAGGCATCGCACGATGAGGCAATCGGAGAGCTGGCGAACAAGCGTCAGGGCTATGAGCTGCAGTTTTCCGAAGGCGAGATCAATGCTGCGCAGTTACTACAGCCTGAGCAGCAACTAGCAGCGCAGAAGTTAGCCATAGACCAGCAGTACTCCCGCGACAAGCAAAAGCTCGACTTAGGAGATCAGGTAGCGATCACCAAGGATGGCGAGGCCATCGTCAAGGCGATGCAGCAGTATCAGGCGGAAATGACGGCATCGGAAAAGAATTTCCACAAGAACAGCGCCAAGGAGTGGCAGAGCTACGCCAAGCAAATCGAGGGCGCGATGCAGGGCGCCATCAACGGCATGCTGTTCCAGCACCAGACGTTGCGACAGGGCATTGCCAACATCTCACTGGTTATCGGCGAGGACTTCATCAAGGAAGCGGTAATGAAGCCGCTGGACGCGTGGATTTCCGGAGAGTCCGCGAAAACGGCCGCAGCCCTTGCCGGTGCAACACAGCGGCAAGTTATCGAGACTGGCGCGGCAGAAGTATCGAAAGCTGCGGACGCGGCTACCGGCAGAAGCCAGATCACCAGCGCGGCTGCAACTGCCGGCGCGAAGGCGTATCAGGCCATCGTCGGTATCCCCTTCGTCGGCCCGGTGCTGGCGCCCATTGCTGCGGGCGTCGCCTTCGCTGGCGTGGAAGCGTTCGGCAGCAAGATCTCCAGTGCCCAAGGCGGCTGGGAACGCGTCCCGATCGACGGCGCGATGACCGAGCTGCACAAGGACGAGATGGTGTTGCCGGCACATGTCGCCAACCCTATCCGCGATATGGCCAAGAAGGGTGGCGGCCAGCGAGGTGCGGACGGTGGCGGCAACAACTATCACTTTCACAGCTTCGATTCTCGCGGGATCGCGGATTACGCGCGTAGGCGTCCGGCCGATTTTGCAGCCGCCATGAAGCATGTTGCGCGACGAGGGCATTTGAAATGA
- a CDS encoding HGGxSTG domain-containing protein: MPCRAVGLDNGRCKWHGGKSTGPVTEEGREAIRRSNVERAHRRLRKGLEAWIARMGIGDMPRKATEK; the protein is encoded by the coding sequence ATGCCCTGTCGTGCGGTCGGGCTGGATAACGGTCGATGCAAGTGGCACGGAGGAAAGAGCACAGGCCCAGTGACGGAAGAAGGCCGAGAGGCGATCAGGCGCAGCAATGTCGAGCGTGCGCATCGGCGTCTGAGGAAGGGCTTGGAGGCATGGATCGCGCGTATGGGGATCGGAGATATGCCTAGGAAAGCCACCGAAAAGTGA
- a CDS encoding LrgA, which produces MNTLAVPGGRWDKVEFYTSYFLLAVLASVIGTRLGFDGVWQMPKIDLALSIIALLLVIGSFWFARHNRRWRLCIIAFASATQLVPMVIREPVLLFPLLGALIPVAILVGCLVALSKKGGNGRPPQSP; this is translated from the coding sequence ATGAACACCCTGGCGGTGCCCGGCGGCCGGTGGGACAAGGTCGAGTTCTACACCAGCTACTTCCTGCTCGCGGTGCTGGCCTCGGTGATCGGCACCCGCCTCGGCTTCGATGGCGTGTGGCAGATGCCGAAGATCGACCTGGCGCTGTCGATCATCGCGCTGCTGCTGGTCATCGGCAGCTTCTGGTTCGCCCGCCACAACCGCCGTTGGCGCCTGTGCATCATCGCCTTCGCCAGCGCCACCCAGCTGGTGCCGATGGTGATACGCGAGCCGGTACTGCTGTTCCCGCTGCTCGGTGCGCTGATCCCGGTGGCGATCCTGGTGGGATGCCTGGTGGCGTTGTCAAAGAAGGGTGGCAACGGTCGCCCGCCGCAGAGTCCCTGA
- the serS gene encoding serine--tRNA ligase, protein MLDPALLRSRLAETAARLAETRGYKLDVSVVESLENSRKQLAMETQELQNLRNTRSKAIGQAKAKGEDTAALMAEVAGIGDKLKANEQALAEVQAKLAEIALGIPNIPHASVPIGKDEHDNLEVARWGAPREFDFTVKDHVELGERHGWLDGDAGAKLSGARFTVLRGQLAHLHRALGQFMLDLHTGEHGYLECNVPVIVNADSMQGTGQLPKFEDDLFATEVGETKRYLIPTAEVSLTNLVRDTIQDADALPLRMTAHTLCFRAEAGSYGRDTRGMIRQHQFEKVEMVQIARADQSHAQLEEMVGHAEKVLQKLGLPYRKMLLCSGDMGFTAVKTYDLEVWLPSQQTYREISSCSNCEDFQARRLQARVRNADSGKPELVHTLNGSGLAIGRTLIAVMENNQNADGSITVPAALRPYMAGLDRIA, encoded by the coding sequence ATGCTCGATCCCGCCCTGCTGCGTTCGCGCCTCGCCGAAACCGCCGCGCGCCTCGCCGAAACCCGTGGCTATAAGCTGGACGTGAGCGTCGTCGAGTCGCTGGAGAACAGCCGCAAGCAACTGGCGATGGAAACGCAGGAACTGCAGAACCTGCGCAACACCCGCTCCAAGGCGATCGGCCAGGCCAAGGCCAAGGGCGAGGACACGGCAGCGTTGATGGCCGAAGTCGCCGGCATCGGCGACAAGCTCAAGGCCAACGAACAGGCGCTGGCCGAGGTGCAGGCGAAGCTGGCTGAGATCGCGCTGGGCATTCCGAACATCCCGCACGCCTCCGTGCCGATCGGCAAGGACGAGCACGACAACCTCGAAGTCGCCCGCTGGGGCGCGCCGCGCGAGTTCGATTTCACGGTGAAGGACCACGTCGAACTGGGCGAGCGCCACGGCTGGCTCGACGGCGACGCCGGCGCCAAGCTGTCCGGCGCACGCTTCACCGTGCTGCGCGGCCAGCTCGCCCACCTGCACCGCGCGCTCGGCCAGTTCATGCTCGACCTGCACACCGGCGAGCACGGCTACCTCGAATGCAACGTGCCGGTGATCGTCAACGCGGACAGCATGCAGGGCACCGGCCAGCTGCCGAAGTTCGAGGACGACCTGTTCGCCACCGAAGTCGGCGAAACGAAGCGCTACCTGATCCCCACCGCCGAAGTCTCGCTGACCAACCTGGTACGCGACACCATCCAGGACGCCGACGCGCTGCCGCTGCGCATGACCGCGCACACCCTATGCTTCCGCGCCGAGGCCGGCAGCTACGGCCGCGACACCCGCGGCATGATCCGCCAGCACCAGTTCGAGAAGGTCGAGATGGTGCAGATCGCCCGCGCCGACCAGTCGCACGCGCAACTGGAAGAGATGGTCGGCCACGCCGAGAAAGTGCTGCAGAAACTCGGCCTGCCGTACCGCAAGATGCTGTTGTGCAGCGGCGATATGGGCTTCACCGCGGTCAAGACTTACGACCTCGAAGTGTGGCTGCCCAGCCAGCAGACCTACCGCGAAATCTCCAGCTGTTCCAACTGCGAAGACTTCCAGGCGCGCCGCCTGCAGGCCCGCGTGCGCAACGCCGACAGCGGCAAGCCCGAACTGGTGCACACGCTCAACGGTTCCGGCCTCGCCATCGGCCGCACCCTGATCGCGGTGATGGAAAACAACCAGAACGCCGACGGCTCGATCACCGTGCCCGCCGCACTGCGCCCGTACATGGCTGGCCTGGACCGCATCGCATGA
- a CDS encoding replication-associated recombination protein A encodes MPRPVPTPGAGLFAEPDALKPLAERMRPRSLDEIVGQQRLVGPDKALRRALEAGKIHSMVLWGPPGCGKTTLALLVARYADADFRAISAVLSGLPDVRKALAEAEVNFAQGRRTVLFVDEVHRFNKTQQDAFLPHIERGVIIFIGATTENPSFELNSALLSRCRVHVLEPVSTDDIIAALKRALVDSERGLGELQLQVSDESLDSIAQAADGDVRRALTLLEIAAELADDRTIDEATLAQVLADRTRRFDKQGEQFYDQISALHKSVRSSDPDAAVYWLCRMLDGGVDPLYLARRMTRMAVEDVGLAEPRAWRMALDAWDTYERLGSPEGELGLAQLAIWLAIAPKSNAAYMAYNRARAAVRQGGTLEVPMHLRNAPTKLMKGLGYGKGYQYDHDAEGGIALDQQCLPDELVGSVFYEPVERGLELQLREKLLALRAAREKARGR; translated from the coding sequence ATGCCCCGTCCCGTTCCCACACCCGGCGCCGGCCTGTTCGCCGAACCCGACGCGCTCAAGCCGCTGGCCGAGCGCATGCGCCCGCGCAGCCTCGACGAAATCGTCGGCCAGCAGCGCCTGGTCGGCCCGGACAAGGCGCTGCGCCGCGCGCTGGAGGCCGGCAAGATCCACTCGATGGTGCTGTGGGGGCCGCCCGGCTGCGGCAAGACCACCCTGGCGCTGCTGGTGGCGCGTTACGCCGATGCGGATTTCCGCGCGATCTCCGCCGTGCTGTCCGGCCTGCCGGACGTGCGCAAGGCGCTGGCCGAGGCCGAGGTGAACTTCGCCCAGGGTCGACGCACCGTGCTGTTTGTCGACGAGGTGCACCGCTTCAACAAGACCCAGCAGGATGCGTTCCTGCCGCACATCGAACGCGGCGTGATCATCTTCATCGGCGCTACCACCGAGAACCCCTCGTTCGAACTGAACTCCGCGCTGCTCTCGCGCTGCCGCGTGCACGTGCTGGAACCGGTCTCGACCGACGACATCATCGCCGCGCTGAAGCGCGCGCTGGTCGACAGCGAGCGCGGCCTGGGCGAATTGCAGCTGCAGGTGTCCGACGAATCGCTCGACTCGATCGCCCAGGCCGCCGACGGCGACGTGCGCCGCGCGCTGACCCTGCTGGAAATCGCCGCCGAGCTGGCCGACGACCGCACCATCGACGAAGCCACCCTGGCCCAGGTGTTGGCCGACCGCACCCGTCGCTTCGACAAGCAGGGCGAGCAGTTCTACGACCAGATCTCGGCGCTGCACAAATCCGTGCGTTCGTCCGACCCCGACGCCGCGGTGTACTGGCTGTGCCGCATGCTCGACGGTGGCGTCGACCCGCTGTACCTGGCCCGCCGCATGACCCGCATGGCGGTGGAAGACGTTGGCCTGGCCGAGCCGCGCGCCTGGCGCATGGCGCTGGACGCGTGGGATACCTACGAGCGCCTGGGCAGCCCCGAAGGCGAACTCGGCCTGGCCCAGCTGGCGATCTGGCTGGCCATCGCGCCCAAGAGCAACGCCGCCTACATGGCCTACAACAGGGCCCGCGCCGCGGTGCGCCAGGGCGGCACGCTGGAAGTGCCGATGCACCTGCGCAACGCGCCAACCAAGCTGATGAAAGGCCTCGGCTACGGCAAGGGCTACCAGTACGACCACGACGCCGAAGGCGGCATCGCGCTGGACCAGCAATGCCTGCCCGATGAGCTGGTCGGCAGCGTGTTCTACGAGCCGGTCGAGCGCGGCCTGGAACTGCAGCTGCGCGAAAAGCTGCTGGCCCTGCGCGCCGCCCGCGAGAAAGCCCGCGGCAGATAA
- a CDS encoding YoaK family protein yields MTVLRRLPRWAWIGGGILAFIAGMVNAAGYMGFRHQSITNLTGSTSLLGIAVGTGDGGEAWHWLLSLGAFLVGAVLSGLIVQQNTLKLGRRYGVALALESLLLFAAVPLLDQGSSYGLDLAAMAAGLQNGMASTYSGMVFRTTHVSGMFTDLGIYVGQRLRGLEVDTLRIRVCLLVIGSFTFGSGVGAVLFRQLGERTLLIPATLTGLCGVGYGIYRQYTITAGIRPDEV; encoded by the coding sequence ATGACCGTGCTGCGCAGGCTGCCGCGCTGGGCGTGGATCGGCGGCGGCATACTCGCCTTCATCGCCGGCATGGTCAACGCCGCCGGCTACATGGGTTTTCGCCACCAGTCGATCACCAACCTCACCGGCTCCACCAGTCTGCTCGGTATCGCGGTGGGCACCGGCGATGGCGGCGAGGCGTGGCACTGGCTGCTGTCGCTCGGTGCCTTCCTGGTCGGCGCGGTGCTCAGCGGCCTGATCGTGCAGCAGAACACGCTGAAGCTCGGCCGGCGCTACGGCGTGGCGCTGGCGCTGGAGTCGCTGCTGCTGTTCGCCGCGGTGCCGCTGCTGGACCAGGGCAGCTCGTACGGCCTGGACCTGGCCGCGATGGCGGCCGGGTTGCAGAACGGCATGGCCAGCACCTACAGCGGCATGGTGTTCCGCACCACCCATGTCTCGGGCATGTTCACCGACCTGGGCATCTATGTCGGTCAGCGCCTGCGCGGCCTGGAGGTGGACACCTTGCGCATCCGCGTCTGCCTGCTGGTGATCGGCAGCTTCACCTTCGGCAGCGGGGTGGGCGCGGTGCTGTTCCGCCAGCTGGGCGAGCGCACCCTGCTGATTCCGGCCACGCTCACCGGCCTGTGCGGCGTGGGCTACGGCATCTACCGCCAATACACGATAACGGCGGGAATTCGCCCCGACGAGGTGTGA
- the lolA gene encoding outer membrane lipoprotein chaperone LolA, whose translation MKRFMLVLPAIMLALSLGTVAQAATGPARARLDAFANGLHSLTGHFSQTLTDVNGHASKTSSGTLALQAPRQFRWDTLAPYKQTIVADGSRVWLYDPELEQVTVRIQSSEEAHSPLTVLTDLKQMDKDFKVVEQGEHDGLLWLRLSSTGKDPQFDHADLGFDANGLARMTFRDQLGSTTEIRFSDWRRNAPVPPATFNFVPPKGADVIGDAPVIDVQPLKD comes from the coding sequence ATGAAACGCTTCATGCTTGTCCTGCCCGCCATCATGCTGGCGCTGTCGCTGGGCACCGTGGCGCAGGCGGCCACCGGCCCGGCGCGTGCGCGGCTGGACGCCTTCGCCAACGGCCTGCATTCGCTGACCGGCCACTTCAGCCAGACCCTCACCGACGTCAATGGCCATGCCAGCAAGACCAGTTCCGGCACGCTGGCGCTGCAGGCGCCGCGCCAGTTCCGCTGGGACACGCTGGCGCCGTACAAGCAGACCATCGTGGCCGACGGCAGCCGCGTGTGGCTGTACGACCCGGAGCTAGAGCAGGTCACCGTGCGCATCCAGTCGAGCGAGGAGGCGCACAGCCCGCTCACCGTGCTGACCGACCTCAAGCAGATGGACAAGGATTTCAAGGTGGTCGAGCAGGGCGAGCACGACGGCCTGCTCTGGCTGCGGCTCAGTTCCACCGGCAAGGACCCGCAGTTCGACCACGCCGACCTCGGCTTTGACGCCAACGGCCTGGCCCGCATGACGTTCCGCGACCAGCTCGGCTCCACCACCGAGATCCGTTTCTCCGACTGGCGGCGCAACGCGCCGGTTCCGCCGGCCACCTTCAACTTCGTGCCGCCGAAGGGCGCCGACGTGATCGGCGACGCGCCGGTCATCGACGTGCAGCCGCTGAAGGACTGA